Proteins from one Aspergillus nidulans FGSC A4 chromosome VIII genomic window:
- a CDS encoding mitochondrial-processing protease subunit alpha (transcript_id=CADANIAT00001525), protein MRRSLLRAVESTKPLARVSRSVSRGYSTVNETGTKDPAELDQITTLPNGIRVATESLPGPFAGVGVYVDAGSRYEDASLRGVSHIMDRLAFKSTKTRTADQMHETLESLGGNIQCASSRESLMYQSASFNSAVPTTLGLLAETIRDPLITEEEVLQQLATAEYEINEIWAKPELILPELVHTAAYKDNTLGHPLLCPRERLTEINKAVVEKYRATFFRPERMVVAFAGVPHHEAVRLTESLFGDMQGPSTNNGPSLSGTGVDTTLSDSKSEGQFAAAPQFTPTSTVASAPATTDSSILSKLPFLKKFGSNNPSSSESAPVDLTQASHYTGGFLTLPPIPPPANPMLPRLSYIHLAFEALPISDPDIYALATLQTLLGGGGSFSAGGPGKGMYSRLYTNVLNQHGWVESCIAFNHGYTDSGIFGISASCSPTRINQMVEVMCRELQNLTLDTGYTSLQPQEVNRAKNQLRSSLLMNLESRMVELEDLGRQVQVHGRKIGVTEMCKHIESLTVEDLRRVARKVFGGQVHNKGQGTGKPTVVLQEGELEGFKLRPFAWDEIQERIARWKLGRL, encoded by the exons ATGCGCCGCTCATTATTACGGGCTGTCGAGTCCACCAAACCCCTTGCTCGGGTGTCACGCTCAGTTTCGCGAGGTTACAGCACCGTCAACGAAACTGGCACCAAG GATCCCGCCGAGTTAGACCAAATCACTACGCTGCCGAATGGCATCCGCGTCGCCACCGAATCTCTTCCCGGCCCCTTCGCAGGTGTCGGAGTTTACGTTGACGCCGGGTCTCGCTACGAGGATGCGAGCTTGCGAGGTGTGAGCCATATCATGGATCGTTTGGCCTTTAAGTCAACCAAGACACGCACTGCGGATCAAATGCACGAGACGCTAGAGTCACTGGGTGGGAACATTCAGTGCGCCTCTTCCCGTGAGTCGTTAATGTACCAGTCCGCCAGCTTCAACTCGGCCGTCCCGACAACGCTCGGGTTGTTGGCGGAGACCATACGCGATCCCCTTATTACAGAGGAAGAGGTTCTACAGCAACTTGCTACCGCGGAATACGAGATCAACGAGATTTGGGCGAAACCGGAGCTTATCCTGCCCGAGTTGGTGCACACGGCCGCCTACAAAGATAATACGTTAGGGCATCCTCTGCTCTGTCCGCGCGAGAGATTGACTGAGATCAACAAGGCTGTTGTGGAAAAGTATAGAGCAACTTTCTTCCGTCCCGAACGCATGGTTGTTGCCTTTGCTGGTGTGCCGCATCACGAAGCAGTAAGGCTCACAGAGTCGTTGTTCGGTGATATGCAAGGACCTAGCACGAACAATGGACCTAGCCTGTCGGGGACCGGTGTTGACACCACCTTGTCAGATTCAAAGTCTGAAGGACAATTTGCGGCCGCTCCTCAGTTTACACCGACCTCAACGGTCGCGTCTGCCCCTGCCACAACCGACTCAAGCATTCTTTCGAAACTCCCCTTTCTCAAAAAATTCGGGTCCAATAATCCCTCATCCTCAGAGTCTGCACCAGTAGATCTGACCCAAGCTTCCCACTACACCGGTGGATTTCTAACTCTCCCCCCTATTCCTCCGCCAGCGAATCCTATGCTCCCTCGATTGAGCTATATCCACCTCGCCTTCGAGGCGCTTCCCATTTCCGACCCTGACATCTACGCTCTTGCAACCCTCCAAACACTCCTTGGAGGTGGCGGATCCTTCTCCGCCGGCGGCCCGGGGAAGGGAATGTACTCTCGTCTGTATACAAACGTGCTTAATCAACACGGCTGGGTCGAAAGTTGCATTGCGTTCAATCACGGCTACACAGACAGCGGTATCTTCGGTATCTCCGCTTCATGCAGTCCCACCCGCATCAACCAAATGGTCGAAGTGATGTGCCGCGAACTTCAAAACCTCACCCTCGACACCGGGTACACGTCTCTCCAGCCGCAGGAGGTCAACCGCGCGAAGAACCAGCTGCGCTCGTCACTTTTAATGAACCTTGAGTCGCGCATGGTTGAGCTCGAGGATCTAGGCCGCCAGGTGCAAGTTCACGGCCGGAAGATCGGCGTCACGGAGATGTGCAAGCACATTGAGTCTCTTACCGTTGAGGATCTGCGACGCGTCGCGCGCAAGGTCTTCGGTGGCCAGGTCCATAACAAAGGACAGGGTACTGGTAAGCCTACTGTTGTGCTTCAGGAGGGTGAGCTGGAAGGATTCAAGTTGCGTCCCTTCGCGTGGGATGAGATTCAGGAACGGATAGCAAGATGGAAGCTGGGGAGGTTGTAG
- a CDS encoding uncharacterized protein (transcript_id=CADANIAT00001527) — MELAGIPGANSPTSSFKRPFQSSLSRLVVR, encoded by the exons ATGGAGCTTGCGGGAATCCCAGGGGCGAATAGTCCAACATCTTCCTTCAAGAGGCCATTTCAG TCGAGTCTTTCACGACTGGTCGTACGATAA
- a CDS encoding acetoacetate--CoA ligase family protein (transcript_id=CADANIAT00001526), translating into MSANGSPASPQELWRHSAPESTRIYHFTKTIAEKHGIPLRSYNDLWNWSISEPAKFWEEIWLYTSIIAHRPYDQVMGSETLLFPRPQFFEGASLNFAENLLYPACSPDENAVAIIAATEADREYISWKELRDRVRRCANALKGAGLQKGDRVAGFLGNHANTVVAMLATTSIGAFWTGVSPDTGVHAVLERLTQIEPKILFADNASLYNGKVHSAAAKTSQIVCELPKLEALVIFPTIGSVEIKLEEVSLRQGKAYTYADFLLTASNPAAPLEFASLPPEHPVYILYSSGTTGAPKPIVHGSLGTLLQHKKEHVLHCDIYPGDRLFYFTTTTWMMWHWLVSGLASGATIVLYDGSPFRPLDPEGGAGEMAMPRLIDELQITHFGTSAKYLSMLEQAALNPREYPHRPVSLQTLKAIFSTGSPLAPSTFEYVYSSIHPDIMLGSITGGTDILSLFCSGCPILPVYKGEIQCRSLAMAVSVYDYAGNDISSSGEPGDLVCTRPFPAQPVMFWPPGPIGVEKYRKSYFDVFGPSIWHHGDFVRLNPETGGVVMLGRSDGVLKPAGVRFGSAEIYNILLKHFADEIEDSLCVGRRREGIDTDETVVLFVKLASPSDSLPPDLASRIQATIRRELSPRHVPGIVDVCPEIPVTSNGKKVENAVKQILCGLNIKIGASVANASCLDWYRTWAAQHP; encoded by the exons ATGTCCGCCAATGGATCCCCCGCAAGTCCCCAGGAGCTCTGGCGGCACTCCGCTCCCGAATCCACACGAATCTACCATTTCACGAAGACAATCGCCGAGAAGCATGGAATTCCGCTAAGAAGCTATAACGACCTCTGGAACTGGAGTATATCGGAGCCTGCCAAATTCTGGGAGGAGATTTGGCTGTATACATCTATAATTGCCCACAGACCTTACGACCAA GTAATGGGCTCAGAGAcgcttctctttcctcgacCTCAGTTCTTTGAAGGTGCAAGTCTGAATTTTGCTGAAAATCTGCTGTACCCTGCTTGTTCGCCTGACGAGAATGCTGTCGCTATCATTGCGGCTACAGAGGCAGATCGTGAATATATCTCTTGGAAAGAGCTCAGAGACCGTGTTCGCCGGTGTGCCAATGCGCTGAAAGGAGCCGGATTGCAAAAGGGTGACCGCGTGGCTGGATTTCTGGGGAATCATGCTAACACAGTTGTTGCAATGCTCGCAACAACGTCCATTGGGGCTTTTTGGACAGGCGTATCCCCGGATACGGGGGTCCATGCTGTCCTTGAGCGCCTGACGCAGATTGAACCCAAGATCCTATTTGCCGATAATGCCTCGCTTTACAATGGCAAGGTGCATAGTGCAGCTGCCAAAACCAGCCAAATTGTCTGCGAACTCCCTAAGCTGGAGGCGCTCGTTATATTCCCAACAATTGGGTCGGTCGAAATCAAGCTGGAAGAGGTTTCACTTCGACAAGGGAAGGCATATACATACGCTGACTTCCTGCTAACGGCCAGCAACCCGGCAGCACCGCTGGAGTTTGCAAGCTTACCACCTGAGCACCCTGTTTACATCCTGTACAGTTCAGGCACAACTGGAGCCCCGAAGCCCATTGTGCACGGGTCTTTGGGGACACTGCTGCAACATAAGAAAGAGCATGTACTTCACTGTGATATCTATCCGGGAGATCGGCTTTTCTACTTTACTACAACCACCTGGATGATGTGGCATTGGTTAGTGTCTGGTCTGGCAAGCGGGGCCACTATTGTTCTTTATGATGGGTCGCCTTTCCGGCCTTTAGATCCTGAAGGAGGGGCTGGAGAGATGGCCATGCCCCGCCTCATCGATGAACTCCAGATAACCCATTTTGGGACGTCCGCTAAATATCTCTCAATGCTGGAGCAAGCTGCCCTCAATCCAAGAGAGTATCCCCACCGCCCTGTGAGTCTACAGACGCTGAAGGCGATCTTCAGCACAGGCTCTCCTCTGGCGCCATCCACGTTTGAGTATGTCTACTCGTCAATCCATCCGGATATCATGTTGGGTTCAATCACTGGTGGTACCGATATTCTTTCCCTGTTTTGCTCCGGCTGTCCGATCCTCCCTGTGTATAAGGGCGAAATCCAGTGCCGAAGCTTAGCAATGGCGGTCTCTGTGTATGATTACGCTGGTAACGACATCAGCTCGTCTGGCGAGCCGGGAGACCTGGTCTGTACCCGGCCATTCCCAGCGCAGCCAGTTATGTTCTGGCCACCTGGACCCATTGGAGTTGAGAAATACCGCAAAAGTTATTTTGACGTCTTTGGTCCTTCAATCTGGCACCATGGAGACTTTGTACGCTTAAACCCCGAAACTGGCGGAGTTGTCATGCTAGGACGAAGCGACGGTGTGCTGAAACCAGCCGGCGTACGATTCGGCAGCGCTGAGATCTATAACATCCTGTTGAAACACTTTGCGGATGAGATCGAGGATTCTCTTTGTGTTGGACGTAGAAGGGAAGGGATCGATACTGATGAGACGGTAGTTCTGTTTGTGAAGCTGGCATCCCCGAGCGACTCGTTGCCCCCGGATCTTGCATCGCGCATCCAGGCTACAATCCGCAGAGAACTCAGTCCTCGCCATGTTCCAGGAATCGTGGACGTTTGTCCTGAGATTCCGGTGACGTCAAATGGCAAGAAAGTCGAGAACGCCGTCAAGCAGATTCTCTGTGGGCTTAATATCAAAATCGGCGCCAGCGTTGCGAATGCCTCGTGCCTTGATTGGTATCGCACATGGGCTGCTCAACACCCATAA
- the lcb2 gene encoding serine C-palmitoyltransferase subunit lcbB (transcript_id=CADANIAT00001528) gives MPRRFSNTPPVNDPSNPSSSPSTPGKSGIAVKAPSKTNRLTQFFSTSPRAKAESQTARVALQNASGANPPISSASLSLPTISLSTATADNQNMNEPPTTLFQPPSPEEARRLAKQHAQFGPIGHPSHRYSSRHPGGPFPEPVMDEPPYYYLITTYISYLILIAFGHVRDFFGKRFREENYRHLKPRNGYAALNSDFDNFYVRRLKLRINDCFERPVTGVPGRYITLIDRATDDHNKNFYLTGTTTDTLNLSSYNYLGFAQSEGPCADITEETIRKYGITPVSTRAEVGTQDLHVELEELVASFVGKEASMVFSMGFGTNANIFPALVGKGDLIISDELNHASIRFGARLSGASIAMFKHNDMHDLEAKLREAISQGQPRTHRPWKKILVVVEGLYSMEGSMCNLPGLIALKKRYKFYLFVDEAHSVGAIGPRGRGVCDYFGIDTKEVDILMGTLTKSFGANGGYIAADKVMIDKLRATNSGMFYGESTSPAVIAQIISALRLIKGELIPGQGEERLQRLAFNSRYLRLGLKRLGFIVYGHDDSPIIPVLLFNPAKMPAFSHEMLKRKISVVIVGYPATPLVSSRARFCVSAAHTKEDLDRILTACDEIGNILQLKFSTGVAGGALPMNDDMAPPPEKEVQWQQKRNPRIVPPRWRIEDVIRRGVQDVKSPLY, from the coding sequence ATGCCGCGTCGATTTTCAAACACTCCTCCCGTCAACGACCCCTCCAATCCCTCGTCTTCGCCCTCAACCCCTGGAAAGAGCGGCATTGCAGTCAAGGCACCTTCCAAGACCAACCGCTTGACCCAGTtcttctcgacctcgcctAGAGCCAAGGCCGAGTCTCAAACTGCGCGAGTTGCTCTCCAGAACGCCAGCGGTGCCAATCCGCCGATCAGCTCCGCCTCACTGTCCTTACCGACTATCTCGCTTTCGACTGCGACGGCGGACAACCAGAATATGAATGAACCGCCAACCACGCTCTTTCAACCACCGTCACCGGAAGAGGCTCGTCGTCTGGCTAAGCAACATGCCCAGTTCGGTCCGATCGGTCATCCGAGCCACCGGTACTCCAGCCGGCATCCCGGTGGCCCCTTTCCGGAGCCTGTAATGGATGAGCCTCCTTATTACTATCTCATTACCACTTATATCAGTTATCTGATTCTAATTGCTTTCGGTCATGTTCGTGATTTCTTTGGTAAACGTTTTCGCGAGGAGAATTATCGTCACCTGAAGCCCCGGAATGGCTATGCGGCTCTTAACAGTGACTTTGACAACTTTTACGTTCGCCGCCTGAAGCTACGTATCAATGACTGTTTCGAACGGCCCGTTACTGGTGTTCCCGGAAGATACATCACCTTGATTGACCGAGCGACGGATGACCACAACAAAAACTTCTACCTTACCGGAACTACGACCGACACGCTGAATTTGAGCTCGTACAACTATCTTGGTTTTGCCCAGTCAGAAGGCCCTTGTGCCGATATCACCGAGGAAACGATTCGCAAGTACGGCATTACCCCTGTGAGTACTCGCGCAGAAGTCGGTACACAGGACCTGCATGTCgagctcgaggagttggTCGCCAGCTTTGTTGGCAAAGAAGCGTCTATGGTCTTCTCGATGGGCTTCGGTACCAATGCAAACATCTTCCCTGCGTTGGTTGGCAAGGGTGATTTAATCATTTCTGACGAACTCAACCATGCCTCCATCCGGTTCGGTGCGCGTCTTTCTGGAGCATCTATCGCCATGTTCAAGCACAACGATATGCATGACTTGGAAGCTAAACTACGAGAGGCTATCAGCCAAGGTCAACCACGTACTCACCGACCATGGAAGAAAATtcttgttgttgttgagggtCTTTACTCCATGGAGGGCTCGATGTGTAACCTTCCCGGTCTTATTGCCCTGAAGAAGCGCTACAAGTTCTATCTCTTCGTTGATGAAGCACACTCAGTTGGAGCCATCGGTCCTCGTGGTCGGGGTGTCTGTGATTATTTCGGCATTGATACCAAGGAAGTGGATATTCTCATGGGTACTTTGACCAAATCGTTTGGTGCCAACGGAGGGTACATTGCCGCCGACAAGGTGATGATTGACAAGCTTCGGGCAACCAACTCCGGCATGTTCTACGGAGAGTCAACTTCTCCGGCAGTTATCGCGCAGATTATCTCAGCACTACGACTTATCAAGGGTGAACTTATTCCTGGCCAGGGCGAGGAGCGACTACAGCGTTTGGCCTTCAATTCCCGATATCTTCGTCTGGGCTTGAAGCGTCTTGGCTTTATAGTGTACGGTCACGACGATTCGCCGATTATACctgttctcctcttcaaccctgCCAAAATGCCGGCTTTTTCCCatgagatgctgaagcgCAAGATTTCCGTGGTTATTGTCGGTTATCCGGCAACGCCTTTGGTTTCCTCGCGTGCTCGATTTTGCGTTTCGGCGGCGCATACAAAAGAAGACCTTGACCGAATCCTGACGGCTTGCGACGAGATTGGCAACATCCTGCAGCTTAAATTCTCGACCGGTGTCGCAGGCGGTGCACTCCCCATGAATGACGACATGGCGCCGCCCCCAGAGAAGGAAGTCCAGTGGCAGCAGAAGCGAAACCCGCGAATTGTCCCTCCGCGGTGGCGCATAGAGGACGTCATTAGGCGTGGTGTCCAAGATGTTAAGTCACCACTATATTAG
- a CDS encoding putative neutral amino acid permease (transcript_id=CADANIAT00001529): MQDKEKAERSLSPASPLPAENAVEEGEIFTTSSSGVNFRKVGWFNATVIFTKILFATGVLSLPSALYSLGAVGGSISIVAWGVLNCYCFVILGNFRNEHPHCHSIADMAEVAGGIVAKEVTGLLFIIAYVLVTGSGIIGVSTALNALSHHAACTVWWSLLATVVITATASIRKLEHVGWLSYAGFLSIYVAVLIVVIGVTQQDRPAAAPKEGPFDLGYVSFNNPGFAAGMVASCTIFVSSAGTSAFLPVISEMRNPKEYKKPLYLCMTLVTASYLAFSLVVYRWCGMWVASPSLGSAGQTMKMVSYGVALLGLIVSGTLYLHVGAKYVFVRILSETRHLQSNTLVHWTVWLSCTTILGALAFVLASAIPIFNYLLALVGSICFAPLAMSLPGWLWLYDHGEYRTGNLVKKAAYGLHVGLVLLGVFFCVGATYGVVVQIVDAYDSGLIGSAFSCADNSGST, from the exons ATGCAGGACAAAGAGAAAGCAGAGCGCTCCCTAAGCCCAGCAAGCCCCCTGCCAGCCGAAAAtgcggtggaagaaggcgagaTCTTCACTACTTCGTCCTCAGGTGTCAACTTTCGCAAGGTCGGCTGGTTCAATGCCACTGTGATCTTCACCAAGATCCTTTTCGCAACGGGGGtgctctccctcccctcaGCCTTATACTCGCTGGGCGCTGTCGGCGGCTCAATCAGCATCGTCGCGTGGGGTGTCTTGAACTGTTACTGCTTCGTGATCCTGGGCAATTTCCGCAATGAACACCCGCACTGCCACTCCATCGCAGATATGGCCGAGGTCGCCGGCGGTATTGTCGCCAAGGAAGTCACCGGTTTACTCTTTATCATCGCGTACGTCCTTGTCACAGGAAGTGGGATAATTGGCGTCTCGACTGCCCTCAATGCCCTATCGCATCATGCAGCGTGTACAGTCTGGTGGTCGCTTTTGGCGACAGTGGTTATTACCGCAACGGCATCGATCCGCAAGCTCGAGCATGTCGGCTGGTTATCCTACGCCGGGTTCCTCTCCATCTATGTCGCCGTTCTGATTGTCGTTATTGGAGTGACACAGCAAGATCGGCCGGCTGCTGCGCCGAAAGAGGGCCCGTTTGATCTAGGGTATGTCAGTTTCAACAACCCTGGGTTCGCGGCTGGGATGGTGGCGTCATGCACGATCTTCGTCTCCTCTGCGGGAACCAGTGCGTTTTTGCCTGTTATCTCGGAGATGCGCAATCCGAAGGAGTACAAGAAGCCACTCTATCTTTGTATGACATTGGTGACGGCGTCGTACTTGGCTTTCAGTCTGGTAGTTTATCGATGGTGTGGGATGTGGGTGGCCAGTCCCTCATTAGGG AGCGCAGGCCAAACCATGAAAATGGTCTCGTACGGCGTCGCACTTCTTGGTCTGATCGTCAGCGGCACGCTTTACCTACAC GTCGGCGCAAAATACGTCTTTGTCCGCATCCTCAGCGAAACGCGGCACCTGCAGTCTAATACTCTTGTCCACTGGACCGTCTGGTTGAGCTGCACAACCATCCTCGGCGCCCTAGCATTCGTGCTTGCGTCCGCAATCCCAATCTTCAACTACCTACTCGCCCTTGTGGGTTCTATTTGCTTTGCCCCCTTGGCGATGAGTCTCCCAGGCTGGCTATGGCTGTATGACCACGGAGAATACAGAACGGGAAATctggtgaagaaggctgcatATGGACTGCATGTGGGACTTGTGCTCCTGGGCGTGTTCTTTTGCGTTGGGGCGACATATGGCGTTGTAGTTCAGATTGTGGATGCGTACGACAGCGGGCTTATCG GATCGGCCTTTAGCTGTGCTGATAATTCGGGATCAACTTGA